The proteins below come from a single Streptomyces sp. NBC_01276 genomic window:
- a CDS encoding MFS transporter, whose protein sequence is MSLAPARPEALAEPTRRVGPGWILLYVLANTGMFIPMQVPTTFLMPAQVAQIDPAGKVGAYAWVSMMGAISGIVIAPLAGALCDRTTGRFGRRRPWMIAGSLACMAALIYTGVQTTVAGITLGSLVLSASFMIIGAGIAPVIPDRVPVAQRGVVLGWATVPQAGGLIAGGLLLGLLTGFPAQYVLMASFPLLITLFAVVMEDPPLPPDHREPFSLRAFLDGYRISPRRHPDFVWAMSSRFIMGLGYGLGTLYMPYFLDDVLHYEQLFPGRSTEDGLLIVVGVNCVATISTVVLSGWLSDRLGRRRMLVCVGGLTMAVAAIPLALSPTWTMTLVSAVILGLGYGVYLAVDTALVTEVLPASADRGKDMALANLMASLPYVLVPPIASVVLGDLGGYPSLFLCSAAMSALGAVLVWKVRGVR, encoded by the coding sequence ATGAGCCTCGCCCCGGCACGGCCCGAAGCCCTCGCCGAGCCGACCCGCAGGGTCGGCCCCGGCTGGATCCTCCTGTACGTGCTGGCCAACACCGGGATGTTCATCCCGATGCAGGTGCCGACCACGTTCCTGATGCCCGCGCAGGTCGCCCAGATCGATCCGGCGGGGAAGGTCGGCGCCTACGCCTGGGTCAGCATGATGGGCGCGATCTCGGGAATCGTGATCGCGCCGCTGGCGGGCGCGCTCTGCGACCGCACCACCGGCCGTTTCGGCCGCCGTCGGCCGTGGATGATCGCGGGCTCGCTGGCCTGCATGGCGGCACTGATCTATACCGGCGTCCAGACGACGGTCGCCGGGATCACGCTCGGCTCCCTCGTACTGTCCGCCTCCTTCATGATCATTGGTGCCGGGATCGCCCCGGTGATACCCGACCGGGTCCCCGTCGCGCAGCGCGGTGTGGTCCTGGGCTGGGCCACGGTCCCGCAGGCCGGCGGTCTGATCGCGGGCGGGCTGCTGCTCGGACTCCTCACGGGCTTCCCCGCGCAGTACGTGCTGATGGCCTCGTTCCCTCTGCTCATCACGCTGTTCGCGGTCGTCATGGAGGACCCGCCGCTTCCCCCCGACCACCGCGAGCCGTTCTCCCTGCGCGCGTTCCTGGACGGCTACCGGATCAGCCCCCGCAGGCACCCCGACTTCGTCTGGGCGATGAGCTCCCGGTTCATCATGGGACTGGGCTACGGCCTGGGCACGCTCTACATGCCGTACTTCCTGGACGACGTCCTGCACTACGAGCAGTTGTTCCCCGGCCGGTCCACCGAGGACGGCCTGCTCATCGTGGTCGGCGTCAACTGCGTGGCCACGATCTCGACGGTCGTCCTCAGCGGCTGGCTCTCGGACAGGCTGGGCAGGCGCCGCATGCTCGTCTGCGTCGGCGGCCTCACGATGGCCGTCGCCGCGATCCCGCTCGCCCTGTCGCCCACCTGGACCATGACGCTGGTCTCGGCCGTCATCCTGGGCCTGGGCTACGGGGTGTACCTGGCCGTGGACACCGCCCTGGTCACCGAGGTGCTGCCCGCCTCGGCGGACCGCGGCAAGGACATGGCCCTCGCCAACCTGATGGCTTCCCTGCCGTACGTCCTGGTACCCCCGATCGCCTCCGTCGTGCTCGGGGATCTGGGGGGCTACCCCTCGTTGTTCCTCTGCTCCGC